The genomic segment ATGCAAGTTGCAGGGCACTTGTTCCAGAATTTACCCCAACGCCGCAATTTGTGTGTGAATAATTTGAGAACTCTTCTTCGAAGGCAGCGACATCAGGACCCAACACATAATCAGTACTGGAAAGCACACGCAAAACCGCATCTTCTACCTCATCTTTGATTTGTTTGTATTGAAGTTTTAAGTCTAGAAAAGGGATCATCCGTTAGTCCTGTATTCGAACATATTATACCGAAAGTAATTTTACTGGTTTTCCATGATTCTTCATAGAAACATTGGCCGCTTCAAGAATCGCGACAGTCCGCACACCCACGGAAGCACCGGTCATCGGCTCCTGTGACGAACGAATACATTCCAGGAAATGTTTTACCTCAACTGCCAGTCCTTCTGTAAGATCAATGTGGGGTATCCACGCATCACCAGTCCTGTAACTGATTAGCATGTTGTGGATATCCTCATCTGATTCCACCATATCGACACCCTTGTCATAGATTTTGACTTTCTCAGATGGATCCAAGTCGTCATATACAATCATTTTTTTGGACCCTCCGATAAGGATCCTCCTGATTTTTACAGGAGCCAACCAATTCGCATGCAAGTGTGCGATCAGGTTGTTTTCATAAAACAGAGTCAAATAAGCAACGCTTTCCAGTTGTCCCGGAAGCTGATTCATACCGGTAGCAGAAACAGCTGTAGGGATTTTCCCAATAACAAAATCGAGTATGGACAAATCGTGGATGGCCAAATCCCACAGCACGTTCACGTCGTGCTGAAAGAGCCCAAGGTTAACCCGGACACCGTCATAGTAATAAATATCTCCAAGCTCCCCGGAATTCACCAATTCCTTAATTGTGCGAACAGCTCCCGTGTAAACAAAGGTATGCCCAACCATCAGGGTCAATTGGCGTTCAACGGCAGCATCTCTAAGAAGCCTCGCTTCCTCGGCCGTGGATGCCATGGG from the Verrucomicrobiota bacterium genome contains:
- a CDS encoding Gfo/Idh/MocA family oxidoreductase: MIKTGNIGVGIVGCGYWGPNLIRNFYNSNDATVVGICDSNPERLAKVSSSFHGVPLFASFEQMLSTPGLDAVCLATPVGSHFSLAMKAIEAGKHVLVEKPMASTAEEARLLRDAAVERQLTLMVGHTFVYTGAVRTIKELVNSGELGDIYYYDGVRVNLGLFQHDVNVLWDLAIHDLSILDFVIGKIPTAVSATGMNQLPGQLESVAYLTLFYENNLIAHLHANWLAPVKIRRILIGGSKKMIVYDDLDPSEKVKIYDKGVDMVESDEDIHNMLISYRTGDAWIPHIDLTEGLAVEVKHFLECIRSSQEPMTGASVGVRTVAILEAANVSMKNHGKPVKLLSV